A single Triticum dicoccoides isolate Atlit2015 ecotype Zavitan chromosome 2A, WEW_v2.0, whole genome shotgun sequence DNA region contains:
- the LOC119354294 gene encoding glutamate receptor 3.4-like isoform X1, with translation MGCTAAHLAALLLCVSIIAGGAIAGRQNGTNGVSRPAEVRIGALFTFDSVIGRAVKPAIELAVADVNADPTLLPGTKLSLLMQDTNCSCFVGTIEALQLLAKDVIAVLGPQSSAIAHIISHAANKLQVPLISFAASDPTLSSLEYPYFVRATQSDYYQMSAVASIISQYQWREVIAIYVDDDYGRGGITALGDALAKNMAKIAYKAKLPPHAGRTAIQDVLMQVNEMESRVYVVHVNPDSGMTVFSAAKSLGMMNSGYVWIATDWLSAVIDSPAHVDSDATEHTQGVITLRQHVADSGIQQSLLPKLNNLTRKGTRSSFSSYTAHAYDSVWLVAHAVEQFLSAGNAVSFSANQNLQAIKGSSLQLDSLRILNNGDKLLEKVLQANFTGVSGQVQFTLDGNLIHPAYDILNIGGTGFRTIGHWSNFSGLSVAAPEDLHSVSLDSTTNDMQLHDVIWPGQTAEKPRGWVFPYHGKLLRIGVPLRTSYNEFVMQDDGPDGVKGFSVDVFKSAISLLPYPVGCSFVLFGDGLKNPSYSDLVQKVSENYFDAAIGDISIVTNRTRLVDFTQPYTESGLIIVAPAREIGSNAWAFLKPFTFQMWCVLGLLFLFVGTVVWILEHRTNTEFRGTPRQQIMTVCWFSFSTMFFAHRENTSSALGRFVLLVWLFVVLIINSSYTASLTSLLTVQELTSGIKGLDSLISSSSAIGYQVGSFARNYLVEELNIADSRLVPLNSPSDYARALELGSGNGGVAAIIDELPYVEIFLSKYCKFKTVGQVFTKGGWGFAFPRDSPLAEDLSTAILTLSENGDLQRIHDEWLSGKKGCESDDSELGSNSLNLSSFWGLFVVCGLACAIALLIFFWRILFQYSKYNNQVEVEAAIVNRPARLTSIKSLISFVDKREEEVKNALKKKPNGSQQARIGTTEEASTLPL, from the exons ATGGGCTGCACTGCTGCTCACCTTGCTGCTCTGCTGCTCTGTGTCTCCATTATTGCCGGCGGTGCCATAGCTGGTAGACAGAATGGCACCAATGGCGTGTCGAGGCCGGCTGAGGTGCGCATCGGTGCGCTCTTCACATTTGATTCGGTCATCGGGAGGGCAGTGAAGCCGGCTATCGAGCTCGCTGTTGCGGATGTCAATGCTGATCCAACCCTACTCCCCGGGACAAAACTGAGTCTTCTTATGCAGGACACCAATTGCAGTTGCTTTgttggaaccattgaag CATTGCAGCTTCTGGCCAAGGATGTCATCGCTGTATTAGGTCCACAATCATCCGCAATTGCTCACATCATTTCTCATGCTGCTAACAAACTCCAAGTCCCACTTATCTCTTTCGCAGCCTCCGATCCTACCCTTTCTTCCCTTGAATACCCTTACTTTGTGAGGGCTACACAAAGTGATTACTACCAAATGTCTGCTGTGGCTAGTATCATCAGTCAGTATCAATGGAGAGAAGTCATCGCCATCTATGTTGATGATGACTATGGCAGAGGCGGCATCACGGCATTAGGTGATGCCCTTGCAAAAAATATGGCCAAGATAGCCTACAAAGCAAAACTGCCACCTCATGCTGGAAGGACTGCAATCCAGGATGTCTTGATGCAAGTGAATGAAATGGAGTCCCGTGTCTATGTTGTCCATGTGAACCCTGACTCTGGGATGACAGTTTTCTCCGCCGCAAAATCTTTAGGGATGATGAATAGCGGCTATGTATGGATAGCAACAGACTGGCTTTCTGCAGTGATAGATTCACCTGCGCATGTTGATTCTGATGCGACAGAACATACGCAGGGGGTTATTACTCTCCGGCAACATGTTGCTGACTCTGGCATTCAGCAGTCCTTGCTGCCCAAACTGAACAATCTGACTAGGAAAGGAACCCGTTCGAGCTTCAGTTCTTACACTGCACATGCTTATGACTCCGTATGGTTAGTTGCTCATGCAGTTGAGCAGTTTCTGAGTGCAGGGAATGCAGTATCCTTTTCTGCAAACCAAAATTTGCAAGCTATAAAAGGAAGTAGCCTTCAGTTAGATTCTCTCAGAATTCTCAACAATGGAGATAAATTACTGGAGAAAGTGTTGCAGGCAAATTTCACAGGGGTTTCAGGCCAAGTACAATTTACTTTGGACGGGAATTTGATCCATCCAGCTTATGACATCCTGAATATCGGTGGTACTGGTTTCAGAACCATTGGGCATTGGTCAAACTTTTCTGGTCTCTCAGTTGCTGCTCCAGAAGACTTGCATTCAGTATCACTGGACTCTACAACCAATGATATGCAGCTCCATGATGTTATCTGGCCTGGTCAGACTGCTGAGAAACCCCGTGGTTGGGTGTTTCCGTACCATGGGAAGCTTTTAAGGATCGGTGTTCCTCTGCGTACAAGCTACAATGAGTTCGTGATGCAAGACGATGGGCCTGATGGGGTAAAGGGGTTTTCAGTTGATGTTTTCAAATCTGCAATAAGCTTGTTGCCTTACCCTGTGGGATGCAGTTTTGTTTTATTTGGAGATGGTTTGAAAAATCCGAGCTACAGTGACCTTGTACAAAAGGTGTCCGAAAAT TACTTTGATGCTGCCATAGGGGACATCTCTATTGTGACAAATAGAACAAGACTTGTTGATTTTACTCAGCCATATACAGAATCAGGTCTCATTATTGTAGCTCCAGCAAGGGAGATTGGATCAAACGCTTGGGCTTTTCTGAAACCATTCACCTTTCAGATGTGGTGTGTTCTAGGTTTGCTCTTCCTCTTTGTGGGTACAGTTGTTTGGATCCTTGAACACCGCACTAATACTGAGTTCCGCGGAACCCCAAGGCAACAAATTATGACAGTATGCTG GTTTAGCTTTTCAACCATGTTTTTCGCACACA GAGAGAACACTTCTAGCGCACTTGGCAGATTTGTGCTCCTTGTGTGGCTCTTTGTTGTGCTCATTATTAACTCAAGCTACACGGCAAGCTTGACATCACTTCTCACTGTTCAGGAGTTAACATCGGGGATAAAAGGTCTTGATAGTTTGATCTCTAGTTCAAGCGCAATTGGTTATCAAGTTGGATCGTTTGCCAGAAATTATCTTGTGGAGGAGCTCAATATCGCGGATTCCCGTCTGGTGCCACTAAACAGCCCATCTGATTACGCAAGAGCACTAGAGCTAGGGTCTGGAAATGGTGGTGTTGCTGCAATAATCGATGAGCTGCCATACGTTGAGATCTTCTTGTCAAAGTACTGTAAATTCAAGACGGTCGGTCAGGTTTTCACAAAAGGTGGATGGGGATTT GCATTTCCAAGAGACTCTCCTCTTGCTGAGGACTTGTCGACAGCAATCCTTACACTATCAGAGAACGGCGACCTCCAAAGGATCCATGATGAATGGTTAAGTGGGAAGAAAGGATGTGAGTCAGATGATAGTGAGCTCGGTTCAAACTCCTTGAACCTGTCAAGCTTCTGGGGCCTGTTTGTGGTGTGTGGCCTTGCATGTGCCATTGCTCTCCTGATTTTCTTCTGGCGAATATTGTTTCAGTACAGCAAGTATAATAACCAGGTTGAGGTTGAAGCGGCGATCGTGAACCGGCCAGCGAGGCTAACCAGCATCAAATCGCTAATCTCTTTTGTTGacaagagggaggaggaggtgaAGAATGCTCTCAAGAAAAAGCCTAATGGCTCTCAGCAGGCAAGAATCGGCACTACAGAAGAAGCATCTACATTGCCGCTGTAA
- the LOC119354294 gene encoding glutamate receptor 3.4-like isoform X3, with amino-acid sequence MSAVASIISQYQWREVIAIYVDDDYGRGGITALGDALAKNMAKIAYKAKLPPHAGRTAIQDVLMQVNEMESRVYVVHVNPDSGMTVFSAAKSLGMMNSGYVWIATDWLSAVIDSPAHVDSDATEHTQGVITLRQHVADSGIQQSLLPKLNNLTRKGTRSSFSSYTAHAYDSVWLVAHAVEQFLSAGNAVSFSANQNLQAIKGSSLQLDSLRILNNGDKLLEKVLQANFTGVSGQVQFTLDGNLIHPAYDILNIGGTGFRTIGHWSNFSGLSVAAPEDLHSVSLDSTTNDMQLHDVIWPGQTAEKPRGWVFPYHGKLLRIGVPLRTSYNEFVMQDDGPDGVKGFSVDVFKSAISLLPYPVGCSFVLFGDGLKNPSYSDLVQKVSENYFDAAIGDISIVTNRTRLVDFTQPYTESGLIIVAPAREIGSNAWAFLKPFTFQMWCVLGLLFLFVGTVVWILEHRTNTEFRGTPRQQIMTVCWFSFSTMFFAHRENTSSALGRFVLLVWLFVVLIINSSYTASLTSLLTVQELTSGIKGLDSLISSSSAIGYQVGSFARNYLVEELNIADSRLVPLNSPSDYARALELGSGNGGVAAIIDELPYVEIFLSKYCKFKTVGQVFTKGGWGFAFPRDSPLAEDLSTAILTLSENGDLQRIHDEWLSGKKGCESDDSELGSNSLNLSSFWGLFVVCGLACAIALLIFFWRILFQYSKYNNQVEVEAAIVNRPARLTSIKSLISFVDKREEEVKNALKKKPNGSQQARIGTTEEASTLPL; translated from the exons ATGTCTGCTGTGGCTAGTATCATCAGTCAGTATCAATGGAGAGAAGTCATCGCCATCTATGTTGATGATGACTATGGCAGAGGCGGCATCACGGCATTAGGTGATGCCCTTGCAAAAAATATGGCCAAGATAGCCTACAAAGCAAAACTGCCACCTCATGCTGGAAGGACTGCAATCCAGGATGTCTTGATGCAAGTGAATGAAATGGAGTCCCGTGTCTATGTTGTCCATGTGAACCCTGACTCTGGGATGACAGTTTTCTCCGCCGCAAAATCTTTAGGGATGATGAATAGCGGCTATGTATGGATAGCAACAGACTGGCTTTCTGCAGTGATAGATTCACCTGCGCATGTTGATTCTGATGCGACAGAACATACGCAGGGGGTTATTACTCTCCGGCAACATGTTGCTGACTCTGGCATTCAGCAGTCCTTGCTGCCCAAACTGAACAATCTGACTAGGAAAGGAACCCGTTCGAGCTTCAGTTCTTACACTGCACATGCTTATGACTCCGTATGGTTAGTTGCTCATGCAGTTGAGCAGTTTCTGAGTGCAGGGAATGCAGTATCCTTTTCTGCAAACCAAAATTTGCAAGCTATAAAAGGAAGTAGCCTTCAGTTAGATTCTCTCAGAATTCTCAACAATGGAGATAAATTACTGGAGAAAGTGTTGCAGGCAAATTTCACAGGGGTTTCAGGCCAAGTACAATTTACTTTGGACGGGAATTTGATCCATCCAGCTTATGACATCCTGAATATCGGTGGTACTGGTTTCAGAACCATTGGGCATTGGTCAAACTTTTCTGGTCTCTCAGTTGCTGCTCCAGAAGACTTGCATTCAGTATCACTGGACTCTACAACCAATGATATGCAGCTCCATGATGTTATCTGGCCTGGTCAGACTGCTGAGAAACCCCGTGGTTGGGTGTTTCCGTACCATGGGAAGCTTTTAAGGATCGGTGTTCCTCTGCGTACAAGCTACAATGAGTTCGTGATGCAAGACGATGGGCCTGATGGGGTAAAGGGGTTTTCAGTTGATGTTTTCAAATCTGCAATAAGCTTGTTGCCTTACCCTGTGGGATGCAGTTTTGTTTTATTTGGAGATGGTTTGAAAAATCCGAGCTACAGTGACCTTGTACAAAAGGTGTCCGAAAAT TACTTTGATGCTGCCATAGGGGACATCTCTATTGTGACAAATAGAACAAGACTTGTTGATTTTACTCAGCCATATACAGAATCAGGTCTCATTATTGTAGCTCCAGCAAGGGAGATTGGATCAAACGCTTGGGCTTTTCTGAAACCATTCACCTTTCAGATGTGGTGTGTTCTAGGTTTGCTCTTCCTCTTTGTGGGTACAGTTGTTTGGATCCTTGAACACCGCACTAATACTGAGTTCCGCGGAACCCCAAGGCAACAAATTATGACAGTATGCTG GTTTAGCTTTTCAACCATGTTTTTCGCACACA GAGAGAACACTTCTAGCGCACTTGGCAGATTTGTGCTCCTTGTGTGGCTCTTTGTTGTGCTCATTATTAACTCAAGCTACACGGCAAGCTTGACATCACTTCTCACTGTTCAGGAGTTAACATCGGGGATAAAAGGTCTTGATAGTTTGATCTCTAGTTCAAGCGCAATTGGTTATCAAGTTGGATCGTTTGCCAGAAATTATCTTGTGGAGGAGCTCAATATCGCGGATTCCCGTCTGGTGCCACTAAACAGCCCATCTGATTACGCAAGAGCACTAGAGCTAGGGTCTGGAAATGGTGGTGTTGCTGCAATAATCGATGAGCTGCCATACGTTGAGATCTTCTTGTCAAAGTACTGTAAATTCAAGACGGTCGGTCAGGTTTTCACAAAAGGTGGATGGGGATTT GCATTTCCAAGAGACTCTCCTCTTGCTGAGGACTTGTCGACAGCAATCCTTACACTATCAGAGAACGGCGACCTCCAAAGGATCCATGATGAATGGTTAAGTGGGAAGAAAGGATGTGAGTCAGATGATAGTGAGCTCGGTTCAAACTCCTTGAACCTGTCAAGCTTCTGGGGCCTGTTTGTGGTGTGTGGCCTTGCATGTGCCATTGCTCTCCTGATTTTCTTCTGGCGAATATTGTTTCAGTACAGCAAGTATAATAACCAGGTTGAGGTTGAAGCGGCGATCGTGAACCGGCCAGCGAGGCTAACCAGCATCAAATCGCTAATCTCTTTTGTTGacaagagggaggaggaggtgaAGAATGCTCTCAAGAAAAAGCCTAATGGCTCTCAGCAGGCAAGAATCGGCACTACAGAAGAAGCATCTACATTGCCGCTGTAA
- the LOC119354294 gene encoding glutamate receptor 3.5-like isoform X2: MGCTAAHLAALLLCVSIIAGGAIAGRQNGTNGVSRPAEVRIGALFTFDSVIGRAVKPAIELAVADVNADPTLLPGTKLSLLMQDTNCSCFVGTIEALQLLAKDVIAVLGPQSSAIAHIISHAANKLQVPLISFAASDPTLSSLEYPYFVRATQSDYYQMSAVASIISQYQWREVIAIYVDDDYGRGGITALGDALAKNMAKIAYKAKLPPHAGRTAIQDVLMQVNEMESRVYVVHVNPDSGMTVFSAAKSLGMMNSGYVWIATDWLSAVIDSPAHVDSDATEHTQGVITLRQHVADSGIQQSLLPKLNNLTRKGTRSSFSSYTAHAYDSVWLVAHAVEQFLSAGNAVSFSANQNLQAIKGSSLQLDSLRILNNGDKLLEKVLQANFTGVSGQVQFTLDGNLIHPAYDILNIGGTGFRTIGHWSNFSGLSVAAPEDLHSVSLDSTTNDMQLHDVIWPGQTAEKPRGWVFPYHGKLLRIGVPLRTSYNEFVMQDDGPDGVKGFSVDVFKSAISLLPYPVGCSFVLFGDGLKNPSYSDLVQKVSENYFDAAIGDISIVTNRTRLVDFTQPYTESGLIIVAPAREIGSNAWAFLKPFTFQMWCVLGLLFLFVGTVVWILEHRTNTEFRGTPRQQIMTVCWFSFSTMFFAHRENTSSALGRFVLLVWLFVVLIINSSYTASLTSLLTVQELTSGIKGLDSLISSSSAIGYQVGSFARNYLVEELNIADSRLVPLNSPSDYARALELGSGNGGVAAIIDELPYVEIFLSKYCKFKTVGQVFTKGISKRLSSC; this comes from the exons ATGGGCTGCACTGCTGCTCACCTTGCTGCTCTGCTGCTCTGTGTCTCCATTATTGCCGGCGGTGCCATAGCTGGTAGACAGAATGGCACCAATGGCGTGTCGAGGCCGGCTGAGGTGCGCATCGGTGCGCTCTTCACATTTGATTCGGTCATCGGGAGGGCAGTGAAGCCGGCTATCGAGCTCGCTGTTGCGGATGTCAATGCTGATCCAACCCTACTCCCCGGGACAAAACTGAGTCTTCTTATGCAGGACACCAATTGCAGTTGCTTTgttggaaccattgaag CATTGCAGCTTCTGGCCAAGGATGTCATCGCTGTATTAGGTCCACAATCATCCGCAATTGCTCACATCATTTCTCATGCTGCTAACAAACTCCAAGTCCCACTTATCTCTTTCGCAGCCTCCGATCCTACCCTTTCTTCCCTTGAATACCCTTACTTTGTGAGGGCTACACAAAGTGATTACTACCAAATGTCTGCTGTGGCTAGTATCATCAGTCAGTATCAATGGAGAGAAGTCATCGCCATCTATGTTGATGATGACTATGGCAGAGGCGGCATCACGGCATTAGGTGATGCCCTTGCAAAAAATATGGCCAAGATAGCCTACAAAGCAAAACTGCCACCTCATGCTGGAAGGACTGCAATCCAGGATGTCTTGATGCAAGTGAATGAAATGGAGTCCCGTGTCTATGTTGTCCATGTGAACCCTGACTCTGGGATGACAGTTTTCTCCGCCGCAAAATCTTTAGGGATGATGAATAGCGGCTATGTATGGATAGCAACAGACTGGCTTTCTGCAGTGATAGATTCACCTGCGCATGTTGATTCTGATGCGACAGAACATACGCAGGGGGTTATTACTCTCCGGCAACATGTTGCTGACTCTGGCATTCAGCAGTCCTTGCTGCCCAAACTGAACAATCTGACTAGGAAAGGAACCCGTTCGAGCTTCAGTTCTTACACTGCACATGCTTATGACTCCGTATGGTTAGTTGCTCATGCAGTTGAGCAGTTTCTGAGTGCAGGGAATGCAGTATCCTTTTCTGCAAACCAAAATTTGCAAGCTATAAAAGGAAGTAGCCTTCAGTTAGATTCTCTCAGAATTCTCAACAATGGAGATAAATTACTGGAGAAAGTGTTGCAGGCAAATTTCACAGGGGTTTCAGGCCAAGTACAATTTACTTTGGACGGGAATTTGATCCATCCAGCTTATGACATCCTGAATATCGGTGGTACTGGTTTCAGAACCATTGGGCATTGGTCAAACTTTTCTGGTCTCTCAGTTGCTGCTCCAGAAGACTTGCATTCAGTATCACTGGACTCTACAACCAATGATATGCAGCTCCATGATGTTATCTGGCCTGGTCAGACTGCTGAGAAACCCCGTGGTTGGGTGTTTCCGTACCATGGGAAGCTTTTAAGGATCGGTGTTCCTCTGCGTACAAGCTACAATGAGTTCGTGATGCAAGACGATGGGCCTGATGGGGTAAAGGGGTTTTCAGTTGATGTTTTCAAATCTGCAATAAGCTTGTTGCCTTACCCTGTGGGATGCAGTTTTGTTTTATTTGGAGATGGTTTGAAAAATCCGAGCTACAGTGACCTTGTACAAAAGGTGTCCGAAAAT TACTTTGATGCTGCCATAGGGGACATCTCTATTGTGACAAATAGAACAAGACTTGTTGATTTTACTCAGCCATATACAGAATCAGGTCTCATTATTGTAGCTCCAGCAAGGGAGATTGGATCAAACGCTTGGGCTTTTCTGAAACCATTCACCTTTCAGATGTGGTGTGTTCTAGGTTTGCTCTTCCTCTTTGTGGGTACAGTTGTTTGGATCCTTGAACACCGCACTAATACTGAGTTCCGCGGAACCCCAAGGCAACAAATTATGACAGTATGCTG GTTTAGCTTTTCAACCATGTTTTTCGCACACA GAGAGAACACTTCTAGCGCACTTGGCAGATTTGTGCTCCTTGTGTGGCTCTTTGTTGTGCTCATTATTAACTCAAGCTACACGGCAAGCTTGACATCACTTCTCACTGTTCAGGAGTTAACATCGGGGATAAAAGGTCTTGATAGTTTGATCTCTAGTTCAAGCGCAATTGGTTATCAAGTTGGATCGTTTGCCAGAAATTATCTTGTGGAGGAGCTCAATATCGCGGATTCCCGTCTGGTGCCACTAAACAGCCCATCTGATTACGCAAGAGCACTAGAGCTAGGGTCTGGAAATGGTGGTGTTGCTGCAATAATCGATGAGCTGCCATACGTTGAGATCTTCTTGTCAAAGTACTGTAAATTCAAGACGGTCGGTCAGGTTTTCACAAAAG GCATTTCCAAGAGACTCTCCTCTTGCTGA